Proteins encoded by one window of Ulvibacter sp. MAR_2010_11:
- the atpH gene encoding ATP synthase F1 subunit delta, giving the protein MSGSKAGIRYAKAVLQQANSANNATEVFNDMQAVAATLSGSKELRNVLQSPVIKLKDKKEALLTIFDKEGELTKSLINVLADNKRIAKLGEVADSYINIYNEAKGIKVAKVTTAVALSEALEQQVLAKVKEMTGSTNVTLENEIDPDIIGGFVLRVGDLQYNASIANQLSNLKREFSKSL; this is encoded by the coding sequence ATGAGCGGAAGCAAAGCAGGAATACGATACGCAAAAGCCGTTTTACAACAGGCCAACAGCGCCAATAATGCAACCGAAGTGTTTAACGACATGCAGGCTGTGGCTGCTACCCTTTCAGGAAGTAAAGAGTTGCGAAATGTGCTTCAAAGCCCGGTAATAAAGTTGAAAGACAAAAAAGAAGCGCTTCTTACCATATTTGATAAGGAAGGTGAACTCACAAAATCCCTTATCAATGTTTTGGCAGACAATAAACGTATTGCCAAACTGGGCGAAGTGGCCGATAGCTACATCAACATTTACAATGAAGCCAAGGGAATAAAAGTAGCCAAGGTAACTACCGCGGTAGCACTTTCAGAAGCCTTAGAACAGCAAGTGCTGGCTAAGGTTAAAGAAATGACAGGTAGCACCAATGTTACGTTGGAAAATGAAATTGACCCCGATATAATTGGAGGATTTGTGTTGCGAGTAGGTGATTTACAGTACAACGCCAGTATCGCAAACCAAC